In the genome of Methanopyrus kandleri AV19, one region contains:
- a CDS encoding 50S ribosomal protein L16, with the protein MVNRPARIYREWKGPAYTRREYIKGVPDPKIQQFDMGNPAGDFDVEVSLVARERAQVTHNALEAARVAANRYLTKTVGRQNYHLKIRVYPHHVLRENPLATGAGADRVQEGMRLAFGKPIGTAARVREGQRVVTVRIDPENFEHAKEALRRAGMKFPFPFTIVVDKGEELVQD; encoded by the coding sequence ATGGTGAACCGTCCGGCCCGGATCTACCGGGAGTGGAAGGGTCCGGCGTACACGCGAAGGGAATACATCAAGGGAGTCCCGGACCCAAAAATCCAGCAGTTCGACATGGGGAATCCGGCGGGTGACTTCGACGTAGAGGTATCACTGGTGGCCAGGGAACGCGCCCAGGTCACGCACAACGCGCTCGAGGCGGCCCGTGTCGCCGCGAACCGTTACCTGACCAAGACCGTGGGTAGGCAGAACTACCACCTGAAGATCCGAGTGTACCCCCACCACGTTCTGCGCGAGAACCCACTGGCCACGGGAGCCGGAGCGGACCGAGTTCAGGAGGGAATGCGACTGGCCTTCGGGAAGCCGATCGGTACGGCGGCCAGGGTGCGTGAGGGTCAGCGCGTGGTTACGGTCCGGATCGACCCGGAGAACTTCGAGCACGCCAAGGAGGCCCTGCGCCGCGCGGGCATGAAGTTCCCGTTCCCGTTCACCATAGTGGTCGACAAGGGTGAAGAACTGGTTCAGGACTGA